ATCGGTCCAAGCCTTTTTGCGTAATTGAGGCCGGCATAAGCAGGAAGGACGGCATCGAAAACGGTGGGAGGCCCGGGATGCGGTCTGAATCCGCCTGTTTCTCCATGGGGGAGGTCTTGAGGTGTCAAGTGGAGTGGATCGGGACGTCGGGATGTGTCTCCTGGTTCGCTCTCGACTGCGCTGATCCCATTCATGTACGAAAGGGGCTTATGCGCATGATGCGCCTGCGTAGAGGATTTCCCGTCCTTTACGAAAGGGTCCTCATCCATGTCATCGAGCCAGGTATCGGCCTCGAAGACCTTTTGGCCGAAATGGACGCCCTCAGGACCTGGGCCTTGTTGATAGGAAGCAGGATCTTTTCTACGCATGACGCCCATGACCTTTCGGAAAGGCTCGGGATGCCGGATCCTTCTGCATGGGAGGCGATTTCTCGGGATTTTTCCCTTAGACGGGTGCGTGTCGCAGCCTATGTGCATCCCATCCCCACAGGGGTGGATATTCATGTGGGAGAGGGGTGGAAGATCTTTCGGGTCGGCCCTTCAAGCGCATTTGTCGTCTCCGGATCCTATGTCTCAGGCAAGGATTCAGGAGAGGCATGCAAGGAATTGCTCATGGACCGGCTTGTCTCCCGGCTTCCAGAAGCCCCGACCATGGGGCTGGCGGTCCGGCGGTTCCTTCCCCCAGGCCTTCGTGATCCCTTACTCGGCGCCGTTTCCGCCTTTCTCCATGCCCGCCTCCTGGGGAAGGGGACGTGCGTCCTGTTCGACGACATCACGGCCAATGTCCTTGGAGACGAGTATTTTTCCTGGGGGGATGTGGTGAGGGCCCGGCGGGTCTATGCCGTGGGCGCCCGCATGAATCCCGAAAACCAGAAGCTCTTGAACAGCTTCGGGGTTGCATGCGCTGATCTCGGGCGCAAAAAGGAGGCCCTCGACGCCTTCAGCCGGGCGTCCTTACTCGCGCCTGAGGCCTACATGGCCTTTTACAATGCTGCTGGCATCCATCTTGAAATGGGATGTCTGGACAAGGCCGAGGCCGCTGCGCGAAAGGCCATGGAGCTCTGTCCTGGCGATCCTCTCCTCGTCATGAGGCTTGCGGAGGTCCTCGTGAAGGCGGGAAGGGCTGAAGAGGCAGTGGCCCTTCTGGAAGAGGTGGAAGATTCATCCCATGTCCCGGCGGCGTGGTACCGGCTCAAGGGCGGGATCCTTCTCGCCTGCCCCGAGAGATGGCACGATGCCAAATCGGCCCTTCAGGAGGCCCTTCGGAGAAACCCTTTGGACACAGAGGCCATGGCCCTTCTGGCCCGCGGTTTTTTGGATCGGGAGGGAGACCTGCAGACTGCGGAAAGGCTCTCCCGCGCCTGTTGTTCTACCGGCGACGCACGGACCCCACACGGTTTTCAGCCTCTGGTTGGATCGAGTCATGTCGCAGGCGAGGGCTTGACAAGCCAAAAAAGGCCATGGTAACAACAAAAACTTTCTATTTCGAGTTTTTTAGCCCATATTTCCTTATTGCAGGGAGAACGTGCCAATGAAAGAATGCAGACTGCACGGCCGAGGGGGGCAGGGCGGCGTGACCTCTGCCGAAC
This genomic window from Deltaproteobacteria bacterium contains:
- a CDS encoding tetratricopeptide repeat protein, with amino-acid sequence MGEQARASMPMHGPYEGLTAQDFLRLEPLFLASLERLIPCSRIRMMPSGHFCTKPRPEGMSERQHARALEALGAGLPFLDRIGRFLVLPCPISSGGMEVFLFEGVTPEIGVEESARWLPVLSELVPLRLMELKRSALYGVDGLPAYCMHTIRHEASHRSKPFCVIEAGISRKDGIENGGRPGMRSESACFSMGEVLRCQVEWIGTSGCVSWFALDCADPIHVRKGLMRMMRLRRGFPVLYERVLIHVIEPGIGLEDLLAEMDALRTWALLIGSRIFSTHDAHDLSERLGMPDPSAWEAISRDFSLRRVRVAAYVHPIPTGVDIHVGEGWKIFRVGPSSAFVVSGSYVSGKDSGEACKELLMDRLVSRLPEAPTMGLAVRRFLPPGLRDPLLGAVSAFLHARLLGKGTCVLFDDITANVLGDEYFSWGDVVRARRVYAVGARMNPENQKLLNSFGVACADLGRKKEALDAFSRASLLAPEAYMAFYNAAGIHLEMGCLDKAEAAARKAMELCPGDPLLVMRLAEVLVKAGRAEEAVALLEEVEDSSHVPAAWYRLKGGILLACPERWHDAKSALQEALRRNPLDTEAMALLARGFLDREGDLQTAERLSRACCSTGDARTPHGFQPLVGSSHVAGEGLTSQKRPW